One Nostoc punctiforme PCC 73102 DNA window includes the following coding sequences:
- the proC gene encoding pyrroline-5-carboxylate reductase, protein MTIKFGLIGGGVMGEALLSRLIARGIYQSSEVIVSEPLPSRLDFLQQQYGVSVTTDNSEVFTQAKEVVFLAVKPQVFSAIAQELADIDIINREQSPLIISILAGVPLNQLEAAFVQLPVIRAMPNTPATVGAGITAICLGAYTNTKHHQIAQQVFSAVGEVVEVSEGLMDAVTGLSGSGPAYVALLVESLADGGVSAGLPRAIANQLALQTVLGTAKLLYETKMHPAELKDRVTSPGGTTIAGIAKLEQAGFRSALIEAVKAATERSQELGK, encoded by the coding sequence ATGACTATAAAATTTGGTTTAATTGGTGGTGGGGTAATGGGAGAAGCGCTCTTATCCCGCCTTATCGCGCGTGGAATTTATCAATCATCAGAAGTCATAGTTAGCGAACCGCTACCTTCACGTCTAGATTTTTTGCAACAGCAATACGGTGTTTCTGTGACGACAGATAATAGTGAGGTTTTCACCCAAGCCAAAGAAGTTGTCTTTTTGGCAGTGAAACCGCAGGTGTTCAGCGCGATCGCACAAGAATTAGCAGATATTGATATTATTAATAGAGAACAATCACCCTTGATAATTTCCATATTGGCGGGTGTGCCCTTAAATCAGCTAGAAGCTGCATTTGTGCAATTGCCAGTTATCAGAGCAATGCCCAACACTCCAGCCACTGTGGGAGCAGGAATTACCGCCATTTGTTTAGGTGCATATACTAATACCAAGCATCACCAAATAGCACAACAAGTTTTTTCTGCTGTGGGCGAAGTTGTGGAAGTCTCAGAAGGGTTGATGGATGCAGTCACAGGGCTATCTGGTAGCGGCCCCGCTTACGTGGCGCTGCTAGTAGAATCACTTGCTGATGGCGGAGTATCCGCAGGTTTACCTAGAGCAATTGCCAATCAATTAGCATTGCAAACCGTACTGGGAACAGCGAAACTGTTGTATGAAACCAAAATGCACCCAGCAGAACTTAAAGATCGCGTTACCAGTCCCGGTGGTACAACTATTGCCGGAATTGCCAAACTAGAACAGGCAGGATTTCGTTCAGCTTTAATTGAAGCAGTGAAAGCTGCCACAGAGCGATCGCAAGAACTGGGAAAATAA
- a CDS encoding cell division protein SepF has protein sequence MNNIFSKLRDFVGLNEQVEYEYYEEEPETDNNYQNLYQQENPQPPAPQESATAQNRRWREPVPTMGDDIAAGSKPMGNVIGMPGAINGISEVLVLEPRTFEEMPQAIQALRERKSVVLNLTIMDPDQAQRAVDFVAGGTYALDGHQERIGESIFLFTPSCVQVSTQGGVLHEVPQPPARPSRPTGSPNQTWGNETNRMAQ, from the coding sequence ATGAACAACATCTTTTCCAAACTCAGAGACTTTGTAGGTCTAAATGAGCAAGTGGAATACGAATATTACGAAGAAGAACCAGAAACAGATAATAATTACCAAAATCTGTATCAGCAAGAAAATCCCCAACCCCCAGCCCCACAAGAGAGCGCAACCGCTCAGAATCGACGCTGGCGGGAACCAGTGCCTACAATGGGAGATGATATCGCAGCAGGTTCAAAGCCAATGGGGAATGTGATTGGTATGCCAGGAGCAATTAACGGAATTTCGGAAGTTTTAGTCCTCGAACCACGCACCTTTGAAGAAATGCCCCAGGCAATTCAAGCGTTGCGAGAACGGAAGTCAGTGGTATTAAATCTGACAATCATGGATCCAGACCAAGCTCAACGAGCAGTAGATTTTGTTGCAGGTGGTACTTACGCACTAGATGGACATCAAGAGCGCATCGGTGAGAGCATCTTCTTGTTTACACCAAGCTGTGTCCAAGTTAGCACCCAAGGTGGCGTTCTTCATGAAGTACCACAACCGCCAGCACGTCCTTCTCGTCCTACAGGTTCTCCAAATCAAACCTGGGGCAACGAAACTAACCGGATGGCACAATAG